The following nucleotide sequence is from Actinomycetota bacterium.
GGCAGGTCTGGGCGTACCGGGCGACCGCGGCCTCGAGGTCGACGCCCTCGACGTTCGCGAGCGAGGCGAGCCACGCGAGCACGTCGCCGAACTCGTGCTCGAGGTTCGCGCGGTCGCCGGTTCGCATCGCCCTCGCGAGCTC
It contains:
- a CDS encoding MazG nucleotide pyrophosphohydrolase domain-containing protein — its product is ELARAMRTGDRANLEHEFGDVLAWLASLANVEGVDLEAAVARYAQTCPRCGGAPCACPFP